The Hordeum vulgare subsp. vulgare unplaced genomic scaffold, MorexV3_pseudomolecules_assembly, whole genome shotgun sequence genome has a window encoding:
- the LOC123419410 gene encoding NAD(P)H-quinone oxidoreductase subunit 1, chloroplastic, with protein MIIDRVEVETINSFSKSELLKEVYGLISILPILTLLLGITIEVLVIVWLEREISASIQQRIGPEYAGPLGLLQAIADGTKLLFKEDILPSRGDISLFSIGPSIAVISVLLSFLVIPLGYHFVLADLSIGVFLWIAISSIAPIGLLMAGYSSNNKYSFSGGLRAAAQSISYEIPLTFCVLAISLRVIR; from the coding sequence ATGATAATAGATAGGGTAGAGGTAGAAACTATCAATTCTTTTTCGAAATCGGAATTATTAAAAGAAGTCTATGGACTGATATCGATTCTACCCATTTTGACCCTCCTTTTAGGAATTACAATAGAGGTACTCGTAATTGTGTGGTTAGAAAGAGAAATATCTGCGTCGATACAACAACGTATTGGTCCTGAATATGCTGGCCCCCTGGGCCTGCTTCAAGCTATAGCAGATGGGACTAAACTACTTTTTAAAGAAGATATTCTGCCATCGCGAGGAGATATTTCTTTATTTAGCATTGGACCTTCTATAGCAGTCATATCAGTTTTATTAAGTTTTTTAGTTATCCCTTTGGGATATCATTTTGTTTTAGCCGATCTTAGTATTGGTGTTTTTTTATGGATTGCCATTTCAAGTATAGCTCCTATTGGTCTTCTTATGGCAGGATATAGCTCAAATAATAAATATTCTTTTTCAGGCGGTCTACGAGCTGCTGCTCAATCCATTAGTTATGAAATACCATTAACTTTTTGTGTGCTAGCAATATCTCTACGTGTGATTCGTTAA
- the LOC123419413 gene encoding NAD(P)H-quinone oxidoreductase subunit 2 B, chloroplastic-like, whose protein sequence is MIWHVQNENFILDSTRIFMKAFHLLLFNGSFIFPECILIFGLILLLMIDSTSDQKDRPWFYFISSTSLVISITALLFRWREEPIISFSGNFQTNNFNEIFQFLILLCSTLCIPLSVEYIECTEMAITEFLLFVLTATLGGMFLCGANDLITIFVAPECFSLCSYLLSGYTKRDLRSNEATMKYLLMGGASSSILVHGFSWLYGSSGGEIELQEIVNGLINTQMYNSPGISIALISITVGLGFKLSPAPFHQWTPDVYEGVWFVRQIPTSISISEVFGFCKTP, encoded by the coding sequence ATGATCTGGCATGTACAGAATGAAAACTTCATTCTCGATTCTACGAGAATTTTTATGAAAGCGTTTCATTTGCTTCTCTTCAATGGAAGTTTCATTTTCCCAGAATGTATCCTAATTTTTGGCCTAATTCTTCTTCTGATGATCGATTCAACCTCTGATCAAAAAGATAGACCTTGGTTCTATTTCATCTCTTCAACAAGTTTAGTAATAAGCATAACGGCCCTATTGTTCCGATGGAGAGAAGAACCTATAATTAGCTTTTCGGGAAATTTCCAAACGAACAATTTCAACGAAATCTTTCAATTTCTCATTTTATTATGTTCAACTTTATGTATTCCTCTATCCgtagagtacattgaatgtacagaAATGGCTATAACAGAGTTTCTGTTATTCGTATTAACAGCTACTCTAGGGGGAATGTTTTTATGTGGTGCTAACGATTTAATAACTATCTTTGTAGCTCCAGAATGTTTCAGTTTATGTTCCTACCTATTGTCTGGATATACCAAGAGAGATCTACGGTCTAATGAGGCTACTATGAAATATTTACTCATGGGTGGGGCAAGCTCTTCTATTCTGGTTCATGGTTTCTCTTGGCTATATGGTTCATCTGGGGGGGAGATCGAGCTTCAAGAAATTGTGAACGGTCTTATCAATACACAAATGTATAACTCCCCAGGAATTTCAATTGCGCTTATATCCATCACTGTAGGACTTGGGTTCAAGCTTTCCCCAGCCCCTTTTCATCAATGGACTCCTGACGTCTACGAAGGAGTGTGGTTCGTTCGACAAATTCCTACCTCTATATCTATCTCTGAGGTGTTTGGGTTTTGCAAAACTCCATAG
- the LOC123419412 gene encoding NAD(P)H-quinone oxidoreductase subunit 1, chloroplastic-like, translating to MSLPLTKKDLMIVNMGPQHPSMHGVLRLIVTLDGEDVIDCEPILGYLHRGMEKIAENRTIIQYLPYVTRSNSSSTVDIVEAQSKYGFFGWNIWRQPIGFLVFLISSLAECERLPFDLPEAEEELVAGYQTEYSGIKYGLFYLVSYLNLLVSSLFVTVLYLGGWNFSIPYISFFDFFQMNKAVGILEMTMGIFITLTKAYLFLFISITIRWTLPRMRMDQLLNLGWKFLLPISLGNLLLTTSSQLVSL from the exons ATGAGTCTACCGCTTACAAAAAAAGATCTCATGATAGTCAATATGGGCCCTCAACACCCATCAATGCATGGTGTTCTTCGACTGATCGTTACTCTTGATGGTGAGGATGTTATTGATTGTGAACCCATATTAGGGTATTTACACAGAGGAATGGAAAAAATCGCGGAAAACCGAACGATTATACAATACTTACCTTATGTAACAAG ATCTAACAGTTCAAGTACAGTTGATATAGTTGAAGCACAGTCAAAATATGGTTTTTTTGGATGGAATATTTGGCGTCAGCCTATAGGCTTTCTGGTTTTTTTAATTTCTTCTTTGGCAGAATGTGAAAGATTACCCTTTGATTTACCAGAAGCAGAGGAAGAATTAGTAGCAGGTTACCAAACTGAATATTCCGGTATCAAATATGGTTTATTTTATCTTGTTTCTTACCTAAATTTATTAGTTTCTTCTTTATTTGTAACAGTTCTCTACTTGGGCGGGTGGAATTTCTCTATTCCCTATATATCCTTTTTTGATTTTTTCCAAATGAATAAAGCAGTTGGAATTTTGGAAATGACAATGGGTATATTTATTACATTAACTAAAGCTTATTTATTTCTCTTCATTTCTATCACAATAAGATGGACTTTACCAAGGATGAGAATGGATCAGTTATTAAATCTTGGATGGAAATTTCTTTTACCTATTTCCCTGGGCAATCTATTATTAACAACCTCTTCTCAACTTGTTTCACTATAA